From Rana temporaria chromosome 5, aRanTem1.1, whole genome shotgun sequence:
ggtaACCcaacgcagttttgggagcaagtcctttgtgaattccatacttgcctctctgcgctacgtcggcgtagcgtacaggagatacgctacggcggcataaatgtgcgccgctgtctgtgaatccgggccatagactgtgcactttgcaagtgcagtttctccCGAGCTTAGTAAgtcaggggaagctctgctgacttccatcatccaatcccgtgcaagcaaaaattcagttttttttttgtttttttgtttttgttttcacgtgattgggtattctttacagcTTCATCGCCTCTACTAGTCTCTGAGCTAAAGGAGTGCAatttcacttgcaaagtgcacagtctatttgcctgtagtaaatcaatccctttgTATAACTGCTTATGGCAGTGCCATCACCAATCAGAAGGGGGCGGTGCCATCACCAATCAGAAGGGGGCAGTGCCATCACCAATCAGAAGGGGGCAGTGGTGATTGGTGATGGCACCATTGTGTGCAGAactccccccccattgtgtgcagAACTCCGGGGGACGGATTGTCTGGAAAGCTCCATCAAATTTCTACTAAAGGAGAACTCCGCTGAGAATGATCTCCTTCCACACCGTCCACAACCAATCCTATTATCCTTCAAGGAAAAACCGCGCTCCTTCCGAGGAGGAGCAACGCTTTGATGGTTTCCCCGAGTCTCTTATCACCATCAGTCAGGTGGAAGAGGGAAAACCTTCCCATAATGCAATGCAAGATTCCACCGAGTCCCTCCATGTATACCGCGCTGTCATAaatcatttattgtatttatttctatagctctgacatatactgcagtgctgtaCAAAGATCAccaagccagtcacatcagtctctgtacagaggagcttacactctaatgtcccctcccccacacagtcacatcagtctctgtaccagaggagcttacactctaatgtcccctcccccacagtcacatcagtctctgtaccagaggagcttacattctaatgtcccccccccccccacagtcacacactattattattatatagctctgacatatactgtagTGTTGTactctgttattattattattattatacatttatatatctctgacatataccgtagtGTTGTACACCATTATTATTAGACATGGATATATCTCTGACATATACTGTAGTGTTGTACACCATTATTATTAGACATGTATACATATCTCTGACACATTCCTCCTGTTTTTCAGATAAACAGTTTCTGGTTTTCTTCTTCAAACAAGTGCGGAGGAATCGGAGCGGACGCTATGAGGAGGAGTTCCCGTACATCTCGCCGTGCGGCAGGGAGCACAACTACATCCGCTGCGATGACCGCCCCGTCGTCTTCACACACCTCCTGCGGGAGGAGAGCTCGGGGCTCCAGAAGTTGTCGTACTGCGGTGGAGGGGACCAGCTGGCGGTGGGTTTTGAACCGGAGAGACTCGTGATGCTTCCAGAAAACGGGCGGGTGTATCACCCTGCGCCGGAGAAGAGCGGCGGAGTGGGCCTTGTGAAGTCTTCGCTGGCTTTCGAGCTCAGCTCTTGTTTTGAATTCCCCGGTGGGTCTACTTCTGGGACCCCCAGCCATTTTCATTGGGAAGGCAAGCGGTATATCCTCACCAATGAGCTGAGGCCgctcatctgaggctgttcacccgAGACCCTTCACCCGAGACCCTTCACCCGAGACCCTTCACCCGAGACCCTTCACCCGAGACCCTTCACCCGAGACCCTTCACCCGAGGTTCTTCACCCGAGGTTCTTCACCCGAGGCCCTTCAACCGAGACCCTTCAACCGAGACCCTTCACCCGAGACCCTTCACCCGAGACCCTTCACCCGAGACCCTTCACCCGAGGTCCTTCACCCGAGGTCCTTCACCCAAAGTCCTTCACCCAAAGTCCTTCACCCGAGGCCGTTCACCCGAGGCCCTTCACCCAAAGCCGTTCACCCGAAGCCCTTCAACCTAGACCTTTCACCCGAGACCCTTCACCCGAGACCCTTCACCCGAGACCCTTCACCCGAGACCCTTCACCCGAGACCCTTCACCCGAGGCCCTTCACCCGAGGCCGTTCACCCGAGGCCCTTCACCCAAAGCCGTTCACCCGAGGCCCTTCAACCTAGACCTTTCACCCGAGAGCCTTCACCCGAGGCCCTTCAACCTAGACCTTTCACCCAAAGCCGTTCACCCGAGGCCCTTCAACCTAGACCTTTCACCCGAGACCCTTCACCCGAGACCCTTTACCCGAGACCCTTTACCCGAGACCCTTCACCCGAGGCTGTTCACCCGAGGCCCTTCAACCGAGACCCTTCACCCGAGGCCATTCACCCGAGGCCCTTCACCCGAGGCCGTTCACCCAAGGCCCTTCACCCAAAGCCGTTCACCCGAGGCCCTTCACCCAAAGTCCTTCACCCGAGACCGTTCACCCGAGACTGTTCACCCGAGACCATTCACCCGAGACCGTTCACCCGAGACCGTTCACCCGAGGTCCTTCACCCGAGGCCCTTCACCCGAGGCCCTTCACCTGAATATGGTTCATCCTAGGCCACTCAC
This genomic window contains:
- the C5H8orf82 gene encoding UPF0598 protein C8orf82 homolog; the protein is MVTVRPVLAMSCWPVLRALRLPRLPAPRWVSYVQGQSPGPRLREYFYYIDHQGQLFLDDTKVKNFITCFKDKQFLVFFFKQVRRNRSGRYEEEFPYISPCGREHNYIRCDDRPVVFTHLLREESSGLQKLSYCGGGDQLAVGFEPERLVMLPENGRVYHPAPEKSGGVGLVKSSLAFELSSCFEFPGGSTSGTPSHFHWEGKRYILTNELRPLI